In Mesorhizobium sp. M9A.F.Ca.ET.002.03.1.2, the DNA window ATCTCTGCCCCGATGGTCGGTTCGGGCCGGCGTGGGGCCAAGGCATGAATGCCAAGAGCGTGAATGTCAGGGGCGTGAATGCCAAAGGCGTAGATGGTCGGCGCCCAAGCGGCTGGCGCGTCGCCGTGCTTGGCGGTGGCGCCTGGGGCACGGCGCTGGCGCTGGCCATGTTGCGCGCCGGTCATTTCGTCCGTCTCTATGCGCGCGACCCGGAGACCGTCGCCGCGATCGACCGTGGCGAGAACCCGCGCTATCTGCCCGGCATCGCGCTCCAGGCCGGTATCGTGGCGACGAGCGACGTCGAGGCCGCGCTCGACGGCGCCGACTGCGTGCTGGCGGTGACGCCGGCGCAATCGCTGCGCGCCATGCTGGCAACCGCGAAAGACCATGTGCCGAAAGGCGTCCCGCTGGTTCTCTGCGCCAAGGGCATCGAGCGCGACACCGGCGCATTGCTGTCGGCGATCGCTGGGGACATCCTGCCCGGAAATCCGGTCGCCGCTCTCTCCGGCCCGAGTTTCGCCACCGACGTCGCAAGGGGCCTGCCGACGGCCGTAGTGGTCGCCGCTCGTCGTCCGGATCTGGCTGCCGACCTTGCCGCCCGCTTTTCGGCTGAGAATCTGCGCTGCTATTCGAGCGACGACCTCATCGGCGTCGAGATCGGCGGCGCGCTGAAGAACGTCTTCGCCATCGCCTCAGGCGCTGTCACCGGCGCCCGGCTCGGGGCCAGCGCCCAGGCCGCCATGGTGACGCGCGGCTTCGTCGAATTGCGCCGCATCGGCGCTGCCTTCGGCGCGAAACCGGAGACGCTGATGGGGCTTTCAGGCCTCGGCGATCTTTTGCTCACCTGCTCGTCCGCCCAGTCGCGCAATTTCGCCTATGGGCTGGCGATGGGGCAAGGCAAGCCACTTGCCGGCCTGCCATTGGCGGAAGGCGTGCCGACGGCGGCGATCGCCGCCCGCATCGCCACCGAACGCAAGATCGACGCACCGATCATCACAGCCGTGTCAGCCATACTGGACGGCACCATCACCATAAACCAGGCTGTGTCGGCGCTGATGACACGACCGCTGAAGACCGAAACCGACGTATGATTTCGAACAATCCGGAGATGGAAGAATGCTGTTTGCGTTGATTTGCAAGGACAAGCCGGGCAGCCTGCAGGTGCGCGTCGATACAAGGCCTGCCCATGTCATCTTCCTGGAAGGCCTGAACGGCGAGGGGAAGCTCGCGTTCGCTGGGCCGTTTCTCGACGCCGAGGGCAAACCCAACGGCACGCTCGCTGTAATCGAGGCACCGGACATGGCAGCGGCAGAAGCCCTGTCGGCTGCCGATCCCTATGCCAAGGCAGGGCTGTTCGAGAGCGTCGAAATCCGGCAGTGGAACTGGGTGTTCAACAAGCCGTCGGCTGCCTGATCTCCAGGCGCCAGGAGGAGCAAAACAATGAACTACTGGCTGTTCAAATCGGAACCCTCGGTCTTCTCCTTCGCGGCGCTGAAGGCGAAGGGCAAGGCCGGCACGCAGTGGGACGGCGTGCGCAACTATGCGGCACGCAACAACATGAAGGCGATGCAGATCGGCGATCTCGGCTTCTTTTACCATTCCAACGACGGGCTCGACGTGGTCGGCATCGCCGAGGTCTGCGCGCTGGCCCATCCCGATACCACCACTGACGATCCACGCTGGGAATGCGTCGACATCCGCGCCGTCAAGGATGTGCCGAAGCCGGTGACGCTGGAACAGGTCAAGGCCAATCCCAAGCTCGCCGAAATGGCGCTGGTCCGGCTCGGACGGCTTTCCGTGCAGCCGGTGACGTCGGCCGAATGGAAAGAGGTCTGCCGCATGGGCGGCCTGACGCCGGCTCCGTGACGGTGCTCACGCCAAACAGCGCGAAGAAATTCATCCTCGACAACACGGCGCTGATGGCGCCGCCGCATGTGCCGGAGATCCTGCTGCATCTGGCCGACGAAGCGCATGATTTGTGGCAGCGGACCGAGGACGAACTGGCTGATATCGGCCTGCCGCCGCCCTTCTGGGCCTTTGCCTGGGCCGGCGGCCAGGGTCTTGCCCGCTACATCCTCGACAATTCGTCTGACGTGCACGGCAAGCGCGTGCTCGACTTCGCCTCCGGTTCCGGCCTTGTCGCCATCGCGGCAGTGAAGGCCGGCGCGGCAGAGGTGATCGCCGCCGACATCGACCCGTTCTGCGCGACCGCGATCCGCCTCAATGCCGAGGCCAATGGTGTCGAGATAGAGTTCCTGGGTACCGACTGCATCGGAACCGATGCCGGCTGGGATGTGGTTTTGGCCGGCGACGTCTACTACGACAGGTCCTTCGCCGACAGGCTGATGCCGTGGTTCGCGATGCTGAAAGCGCGCGGCGCCGACATCCTCGTTGGCGATCCCGGCCGTTCCTATATGCCGAAGACAGGATTGGATCCGCTTGCGGTCTACGAGGTGACGGTGACGCGGGCGCTGGAGGACGCCGAAGTCAAGCGTACGACCGTCTGGCGCCTTGCTTGACGACAGCGCCGAACAGGCGTTCCATCGCGCGTCATCCGGGAGGGACGTTCATGGATTTTTCAGCGGTGAACTGGCTGGCAGTGATTGTCGCCGCCGTGGTGGCGTGGCTGTTCGGCGCCGCCTGGTACATGGCCTTGAGCAAGCCATGGCTGAAGGCCGCCAAGCTTGATCCCGCGACCATGAGTAAATCGCCGCTGCCCTTCGTCATCTCCTTCATCGCGGAACTGGTGATGGCGTTGGTCATGGCGCTGGTCCTCGGCGCAGTGACCGGCGGCGAACCGAGCCTCGTCGCCGGGCTCGTCTTCGGTTTCGTCCTCTGGTTGGGATTTGTCGCCACGACGCTATCCGTCAATCATCGCTACGAAGGTTTCGGCTGGGACCTTACCCTCATCGACAGCGGCCACTGGCTTGGCGTGCTGCTCCTCGTCGGCGCCGTGATCGGCTGGTTCGGCGTGGCGGAAGTCGCCGGCTGAGCACTGCGGCGACGCCCGCTGATGTCGGCTGTTTAAAGCTCATCCCAGCTTGGGCGTGTCGGGTCCGGCTGCGGGTTGTGGACCTCGTTCAGGAGCCAGTCCTTGAACGCCACGATCCTGACGTCATCGGCGGCTTCCTGCGGATAAACCAGATGATAGGCGAAGTCGGGCGCCACCTTCATGCCCAGTTCAAAGGGGCGCACCAGCCTGCCCTCGGACAGGTCGTTTGCCACCATAGCGAAATCGGCGAGCGCGACGGCATTGCCGTCGAGCGCAGCCTGAACGACATCCGAGGACGTGCCGAAGACGAGCGTTCGGCTGTCGTCGAAATCGTCGACGCCGGCCGCCGCCATCCACATGCGCCAGTTCGGCCACGTCACGCCCTGTCGCGCCCACTCGATATGGGCGAGCGTGTGATGGAACAGGTCGCGCGGCTCCTTCAGCGGCGGCCCCGCCCGCAGTAACGCCGGACTGCAGACAGGAATGATGACGTTGTCGAACAGCCGGTGGGCGCAAAGGCCCGGATATTTTCCGGCGCCGAAACGGATGCCGGCATCGACGTCGTCCAGGTCGAAATCGCGTAATTCCGAGGCAATGTCGAACCGCAGCTCGATGTCGGGCCGCTGCTTGCGAAAATCCTCGACGCGCCGCATCAGCCATTTTGTCGCGAACTGCGCGTCGAGGGTCACTTTCAGCAGCGCCGTTCCGCGTGCCATCTTGTGCGCCCGCGAAACCGCCCGGCCGAGCAGGTCGAGCGCGTCGGTCGCGGCCTCGAACAGCACCGCGCCCGCCTCCGTCAGCCGGATGGTGCGGCTGGTGCGCGTGAACAGCACGATGCCGAGCTGATCCTCGATTTCCTTGATCTGGTGGCTGACCGCGGCCGGCGTCAGGCCGAGCTCGTCGGCGGCGCGGGTGAAATTGAGGTGCCGGGCGGCTGCTTCCAGCGTCCTCAAGGCACGGGTTCCGGGCAGCAGGCGGGCCATCAGCGCGGGATGATTTTTGGCAGGATCATCGCTCTTGATCCACAAATAAAACTTGATGATCTGGCAAAAACTACTCGTTTCCCTCTTAAATTTCAATCCGGCATGATGGGACCATCGATAAACCATCAAATCGGATTTGATATCCGGAGAGAAGGGGTCACGTCATGTCCCACATCGTCTTGAAGTCTCCGGCCGCCGGGCCAATCTGGCTGCGGGCGGCAATCGAGTGGTTCCGACACGCGAAAATCGCGGTCAACCTCCCGCATGAGCTCCCGTGCGAAAACGTCGAGGATCTTTCGGATCGCCAATTGCGCGACATCGGCGCCGAACGGAAGGATGTCGCCCGCGCCATGGACCGGGAGCTTGGCCGGCTCGGTCTGCTCGACATCGGCTGGCAGCGGCCGAAGTAGGGGAGTAGGGCAGTAGGGCAGTAGGGCAAGCTAAGCGGCGCGCCCGCGCTATCTACTGACACTTCTTATTCCCCTATTCCCCTATTCCCCTATTCCCCTATTCCCCTATTCCCCTATTCCCCTATTCCCCTACCTCACCACCCTCACCACCGTCCGATCCGACAGCAGTGGCAACAGCCGGGCCATCGTACGTGCCGTCACAGCCACGCAGCCTTGCGTCGGCGTGAAGCCGGGACGCGCGAGGTGAAAGAAGATGGCGCTGCCGCGCCCGCGGCGACGTGGCGCAATGTTCCAGTCGAGCACCAGGCAGGCATCATAGAGCCGGTCGGCGCGCAGCATCCGCTCGTGGCTGGCGCCATAGGGAATCCTGACCGGACGGTTGTAGTTGCGGTCCGCAGGCACTTCGCACCAGCCGAGATCGGGACCGATCGGCGCCATCGCCAGCCGGGTTCTGCGGGCGCCGGAAAAATGATCGCTCCGGAAATAGCCCGACAGGATCCGCATCGAACCAAGCGGCGTGGCACCGTCGCCTTCGCGTTTGCCGGCCGAAATGCCGCCGCGTCCCAGCGCACATGAAAACACCAGTCCGCCGACCTGCAGCAGCCCCTGGCTGGCGTGGCCGGGCCTGGCGCGCACCGTGAGCACACGAAGCCCTTTTCGCAAAAATGCGCTCGCCTCATTGCGCCCGCGTTTTTTCTTGTATGATCGTGCCACGGAACAAAACACTGTGATCGGCTGTTGTGCCGGTCAGCTTCCGCATAAACAGGTGGCGGTCAACTGAATTTTCTTTTCAAAACAACGGATTGATCCATGACTTCACGCACCATTCTGATCGTCGATGACGATGACGACCTGCGCGGCACGCTCGTCGAGCAATTGTCTCTCTACGAGGAATTTGACGTCCTGCAGGAATCAAACGCCGCCAAAGGCGTCGCCGCGGCACGCGGCGGCCTCGTCGATCTGCTCATTATGGATGTCGGCCTGCCTGACATGGACGGCCGGGAGGCGGTCAAGATCCTGCGCAAGGGCGGCTACAAGTCGCCCATCATCATGCTGACTGGACACGACACCGATTCGGACACGATTCTCGGCCTCGAAGCCGGCGCCAACGACTATGTAACCAAGCCGTTCCGTTTCGCGGTACTCTTGGCCCGCATCCGTGCGCAACTTCGCCAGCATGAGCAGAGCGAGGACGCCACCTTTTCGGTAGGCCCCTACACGTTCAAGCCCAGCCAGAAGCTTCTGATCGACCAGCGCGGCGCCAAGGTGCGGCTGACCGAGAAGGAAGCCTCGATCATCAAATATCTCTACCGCGCCGACCAGAAGGTGGTGACGCGCGACGTGCTGCTCGAGGAAGTGTGGGGCTACAATTCCGGCGTCACTACGCACACGCTGGAAACCCATGTCTACCGGCTACGCCAGAAGATCGAGCGCGATCCTTCCAATGCGGAAATTCTTGTGACAGAAAGCGGCGGCTACAAGCTGGTTCCTTAAACATTTCATTATCCAATAAGCGGTCGGGGCGGGACCGCTTTCGGGTGCGGTCCTGAGACTGGAGGTGGTTCTGGATCGAACTGACGCATCGGCCCAAAGATCGGACTCGATTTTTGGAAAGCGCGATGCGTCGATTCAAAGTGTTAGAGTGTCCTTTGCGCATCCAGACGCGCGGCGCTCTAAGGGAGGGATTGGACTGACCGTTCGGGGACATAGCTAGATGGCGCTGGATGACGACATCCGCATCCTGTCCACCGTGAGGCTCTTCGAGGGCTTCACGCAGGAACAGCTGCGTTTGCTCGCCTTCGGCGCGGAAACCACCAAACTGCAGGCCGACCACAAGCTTTACCGCGAGGACGACGAGGCCGATTGCGCCTATATCGTGGTCAGCGGGCGCATCGTGCTCTATCGCGAGCAGGACGGCGACCGCGTCCCGATAGGCACGGCCGGCCCCGGAACGATGCTCAGCGAGCTGGCGCTGATCGCCGACACCAACCGGCTGACCAGCGCATCCGCGGAGATCGATTCGGAAGTGCTGCGGCTCAGCCGCAAGATGTTTCGCCGCATCCTGGAGGAATATCCCGATATCGCGGCCCATCTGCACCAGCGCATCTCCGAGGATTTTCAGGCGATGATCCGCCGCATCGAGAAGCTGGCGCCGCGCTTCGACGAGTGAGTGGAATCGGCACAAAAATTCGAGCACTCTCGCGCAAAGCCCTCGCTGCGCCCAAGGTATGTTGAGATTCAGGTCAGGCCGAGTCGAAAATGACGGATTCCGAGAACCGGAGCGGAGCGTACTTTTGGGTACGTGAGCACCGGAAGCGCAGGAAGCCGCCATTTGCAGGCCGGCATCACCTGAATATCGACATACCTATTCCAGGTCGAACCGCGCAATCACCGGCACGTGGTCCGAGGGCCGTTCCCAGCCACGCGCGGGCCGCAGGATCTCGTAGCCGGCAAAGCTCGGCACCAGGTTCGGCGATGACCAGACATGGTCGAGCCGCCGGCCGCGATCCGACGCCTGCCAATCCTGGGCGCGATAGCTCCACCACGTGTAGATCTTCTGCTCATAAGGCACGTTGAGCCGCATCAGGTCGACCCAGTCGCCGGCGAGCCGCATCGCCTCGAAACTTTCCGTCTCGACCGGCGTATGGCTGACCACGTTCAAGAGCTGCTTGTGCGACCAGACATCATGCTCGAGCGGCGCGATGTTGAGGTCGCCGACCAGGATCGAACCGGACACCTCGTCGTGCTCGGCGCGGATGGCGTTCATCTCGGCGACGAAATCCAGCTTGTGCTTGAACTTGCGGTTGATGAGGGGATCGGGCTCGTCGCCGCCGGCCGGAACATAGAAATTGTGCAGCAGGATCGCCTTGCCGCCGGCCCGGACGGTGACCGACAGATGCCGGCAGTCCTCGATCTCGCAGAAGCGGCGCTTTTCGACAATCTTGATCGGTCGGCGCGCCACTGTCGCCACGCCGTGATAACCCTTCTGGCCGTGGAAGGCGATGTGCTCGTAACCGAGCTTGCGGAAGGCCTTTTCCGGAAACAGCTCGTCCGGGACTTTGGTTTCCTGCAGGCAGAGCACGTCCGGTGCCTGTTCCACAAGCAGGCGCTCGACGATAGGCATGCGCAAGCGGACGGAATTGATGTTCCAGGTGGCGATGGAGAAGGGCATGCACAGGATCCGGGGCAGCGCGTGGCCCGCCACAGCCTGGAAGGCCTGACAGGTTGACGCCTTTTTGAAGAGTCAGATCCGGAAACTGCCAGCGGCACGATGTAAAGACAAGCCGGGCGCCAATTGTTGATCTCGGCGCCGCCCCTCATTGCCCTGCCGGGCATTTCTCCCCGTAAACGGGGAGAAAGAAGCTGGCCGTGGCCTTGGCGTCTTTATTTCAACGCTGGCGATTGGCGAAATGATCGACGAGAGCGCCCTCGCCCCGTTTACGGGGAGAGGATGCCGGCAGGCAGGTGAGGGGCAGCGCCAACGTCCGGACAGCTTCCCATAGCGGCGGAGTTACCGCGACTTGGTGTTGAGCTCGCGGTTCGCCGTATAGTCGATGGCAAAGGTGTCGGGGGAGAAACGCACGCCTTCCCTGACGTTGAAGATCATCACCGTCGTGTCCTTGCCTTGCGCGTCGGTGATGGTCCACTGGCGCAATTCGTAGGATTTCGGATCGAACATCATCGTGATCCTCGAATTGCCGAACACCGATTTGTCGGCAAGCTGGATGGTGGTGAGGTCGTTCTCCTCCTTGACGCTTCTGACGCGGCCGCCGGAGAGGTCGATCCTGGTGTCGAGCAGCAGCTTCAGCGGCGTCTTCGACAGCGGGTAGAGATCGGACGTTTTCAGCCTCTTGTTGAGGATGACCACCGACCTGCCGTCGGAAATCACCCTGAAATTCGACGCTCCGTCATAGTTGAAGCGGATCTTGCCCGGCCGTTCCAGAAAGAACTTGCCGCCGGTCTGCTCGCCCTTGGGTCCAAACTGCACGAACTCGCCGGTCATCGATTTGACTGAGGAGAAATGGTCGGCGATTTTCTGCGCCGCCGGCGGCACCGCTGCTTGCGCCGACGCCAGCAACTGGACGCCGGGGACGACATTGATGGCCGCCGCGCCGGCAAGGACCAGGCCGAGGCCAAGCACCTGGCGGCGGGTCGGGGCAAAATCGCTGATCGAGGCAAAGGAAGAGTTTTTCATACCGGTCACTCTCATCTGGTTCCTATATCGTCGCAGTCCCTTGGCCGCCCAGTTGGGCTTAAGTTTGGCGGACCTGACAGTGCTCAGTCGCAGCAACGCGCCAAAAGGTTCAAAGTTGCCGCCACCAAGGTTGCAGCCCCGGGCAGACCCTGGCGGTTCTTCCCGGATCGGATCAGAACTTGTCCTCCTCCGTCGGCACCAGGATCTCGCGTTTTCCGGCGTGGTTGGCCGGGCCGACAATGCCTTCCTTCTCCATCTTCTCGATGATCGAAGCGGCGCGGTTGTAGCCGATGCCGAGCCGGCGCTGGATGTAGCTGGTCGAGGCCTTGCCGTCGCGCAGCACCACGGCAACCGCCTGGTCGTAGGGATCGTCGGAATCCTCGAAATTGCCGCCGCCACCACTTGCCCCACCCTTGCCCGACGGCTCGTCGTCGTCCTCGCCTTCATCCTCGGTGATGGCGTCGAGATATTCCGGCACGCCCTGCAGCTTCAGATGCGCGACGATCCTCTCGACCTCGTCGTCGGAGACGAAGGGACCGTGCACGCGCTGGATGCGGCCGCCGCCGGCCATGTAGAGCATGTCGCCCATGCCGAGCAGTTGCTCGGCGCCCTGCTCGCCCAGGATGGTGCGGCTGTCGATCTTCGACGTCACCTGGAAGGAGATGCGCGTCGGGAAATTGGCCTTGATCGTGCCGGTGATGACATCGACCGACGGCCGCTGCGTCGCCATGATCACGTGGATGCCGGCGGCGCGCGCCATTTGCGCCAGGCGTTGCACGGCGCCTTCGATGTCCTTGCCGGCGACCATCATCAGGTCGGCCATCTCGTCGATGATGACGACAATGTAGGGCATCGGCTCGAGATCGAGGTTTTCGGTCTCGTAGATCGCCTCGCCGGTCTGGCGGTCGAAGCCGGTCTGCACGGTGCGCGAGATTTTCTCGCCTTTCTTCTCCGCCTGTTGCACGCGCGCGTTGAAACCGTCGATGTTGCGCACGCCCACCTTCGACATCTTGCGGTAGCGGTCCTCCATCTCGCGCACGGTCCATTTCAGCGCCACCACCGCCTTCTTCGGGTCGGTGACGACAGGCGTCAGCAGATGCGGGATGCCGTCATAGACCGAGAGCTCCAGCATTTTCGGGTCGATCATGATCAGCCGGCAGTCCTGCGGCGTCAGCCGGTAGAGCAGCGACAGGATCATGGTGTTGATGGCGACCGATTTGCCCGAACCGGTGGTGCCTGCGACCAGCACATGCGGCATCTTGGCGATGTCGACGATAACCGCCTCGCCATTGATGGTCTTGCCCAGCGCCAGCGCCAGCTTGGCCTTGGTGGTCTCGAAATCGCGGCTGGCCATGATCTCCCTGAGATAGACGGTCTCGCGCTTGGCGTTCGGCAGCTCGATGCCGATGGCGTTGCGGCCGGGCACCACGGCGACGCGGCAGGCGATCGCGCTCATCGAGCGCGCGATGTCGTCGGACAGGCCGATGACCCGCGACGATTTGATGCCGGGCGCCGGTTCCAGCTCATAGAGCGTGACGACCGGGCCGGGGCGGACATGGATGATCTCGCCCTTGACGCCGAAATCCTCCAGCACACCCTCGAGCAGGCGGGCATTCTGCTCCAGCGCATCCTTGGACAGGCTGGCGTCGCGCACGACGTTCTTCGGTTCGGACAGGAAATGCAGCGACGGCATTTCGAATTTTTCGGAGCTAATCAGCGAGGTCTGCGCCTCGCGCTGGACGCGGGCGCCCGGCACGGGCCGGGGTGCCGGCGCCGCCACGCGCGTCGCGGCGTTGGGCGTGGCGCGATGCTGGCCTGCGGGCTCCGGCGCAAAATCGATGTCTTCGTCATCGTCGAAGACATCGGCGTCATCGGGATCGAGCGAGGCGCTGCGGTCGTTGACCATGGCGGCGAAGAATTCCGGCTCCACGCGGGCGCGGCCATCGGCACTCATCCGCGCTTCGGCGTATTCGGCCGATTCGACCCTTTCGGCAGCGCGCCGCCAGGCGCTGGCGCGCGGTTCCATCTCCGGTTCGAAATCGTCGCGCTCCTGGCGGCGCGCGGCACGGCGGCGCAGATAGGCGCGCAACGACAGCCACCAATGCGTGATCGCGCCAAGCGCCAGAATGCCCTCGTCGCCTTCGTCCTCGTCATTGTCGAAAAGCAGGTCGTCCTGATCCCGGGGATCGGGTTCGGCCGGCTGCTCCAGGACGGCGAAGCCGTTCTTGCGTGCAATCAGCGCCGAACCATAGGCAAACAGCCACAGGGCCGGCGCCGCCAGAAGCACGGCAAGCACGCTGGCGATGAGACCGGTCGGATAGCCGCCGACGACGAGACCGGGAATCTTGAGCACCATGTCGCCGAACACGCCGCCGAGGCCGGTCGGCAGCGGCCAGGTCTGGGGCGGCACCACGCAGCCGGCGATGGCCGCGGCAAGCACCGCGTAGCCGAACCAGGCGAGCCCGCGCTTCGGCAGCCTGTCGACGCCGCGCGCCGAAAACAGCAGAAATCCCCAGATCACCGCTGGCACCAGCGCCGCGACGGCGGCGAGGCCGAAGAACTGCATGGCAAGGTCGGAAAAGACAGCGCCGGCATAGCCCATGGCGTTGGTGACGATGTTGCCGGTGGCGTGGGAGAAGCTTGGGTCGGCGACGTTCCAGGTGGCGAGGCTGGCGACACCGAAGGCGACCAGCGCAAACAGCCCGGCGCCGACCAGTCGGCCGACCTGACGCCGCGCGAACGCCCGGATGCCGTGCCCCGTATCGGCCAGCGCGAGCGGTGCTGAAGCCCCTGAACGCATGCTCTTCCCCGTCTGTCGTTGCCCGGCCGGACGCGTGCGCGCAACGCGGCGGATTCGGGCACCAGACTATCGGCGGGAAGGTTAAGGCCGCATTAACTATAAGGCCCTTGGGGTGACTTCTTGCGGTGAGCATCTTGCATTGTCGCGATACGTCCGGCGCAGCCCCTGGGGGAGACGTCGTTCATACAACGGTAATAGCGGGCCACCGGCGCGCAAAAAAGGGCCCGGAACGATCTAGACCCCCAGCCAGAGCCCCAGGCACAGAATCGCCTCGGCCGTGACGATGCCGACGATCATGCGCCTGCCGCCGCCGAGATAGGCGGCAAATCCAAGTGCTGCGGCCCCGACCCGCAGCGCCAGTGGCGTCGCCGCCAGGGCGCCTCCGGGAAAGACAATCAAATTACCAACCACCGCCGCGACGAGCGCAGTCGCAACGGCCCGCACGAGGACCAGAAGATCCGATCCTTCCTCCATGCGCCCACCGAGCGCAACGCCGAGGAATCGCCAGAAGTCCGTCGCCAGCCAGCCCGCGAGCAGGATGAACAGAAACGGCCACCACCAGTGATCGGACGAGAAATAGGTCATGCGGCTACGTTCTGACGCATCCGGTGCCAGGCATAGGCGACCGCGCCGCCGACAAGCCCCGCCGCCAGCAGATCGGCTTCGGGCAACAGAAGATGGAACAGCGGCCCAAGGACGAGACCGAGAACCATCGCCACGTGCCCTGCCCGCTCGCGCGCCGAGCCCCACAGGGACGTGAGGAAGTACATCGGCGTCAGCATCAGCAGCGCCGCCGAGACGGCCGACGGCAGCGAGTCGGCCAGCGCGTAGACGACCGCGACCACAACCATGTTGGCCGCGATCAGCGTGATGCCGAGCCCGGCATACCAGGTCGTGCGCATGGCGCGCGGCACGTGCTTCAGCTGCTCCATCGCCAGTACCCAAGAGGTTACGGCGACGCAATGCGACAAGACATAGAGCACCCAGCGGGGTGTGCGCTCGTCGCGCATTTCCGGCACCAGCGCCATCACCATCGGCATCAGGCGGATCGCCGAAAGGGTCACCGCCATCGCCACCGCCGGCAACGAGGCCCCGGCAAGAATCGCGCCGACGAAAACGACCTTCGACGGCAGCGCCCAGACGGTTCCGGTCATGAAGACGGCCTGCGCGACGGTCACGCCGGCGTCCTCGGCCAGCGCGGCGAATCCGACGAAAGAACTGACCAAGATCAACCCCGGAAGCGAGAACGCTCCCCGCGCGCCTCGAAGAAACCAGGCGCGGCGGCGATGGACGGAACGGTGAGACGAGGTAACGATATCGGACATTGGTTCCGCGACTAACACAGTTACGTCGACAAGGCCTAATGCATGTCGCCCAAAAGTGATCTCGGTTTTGGGACAACGACATGCATAAAAACAAAAAACCTAAAGCGCGTCGCATGAATCCGTTTCAGCGCGACGCGCTTTAGGAAAAGTCCCGGCCGGAAGGCTGTACCAGACAAGTAGCTTGCCGATTTCGTTCAACCCGGTGGAATCGACCTTGCTTCGCAACCAACCTCCTCAACGACAATGGCGGGCACGCTGGCCCGCCATCAACGATCCGGCCAAAACCTGACTGCGGTTGCTAATTCGCGCCGCCGAGCGCCTGCACGTTCGCGCAGAACTCGGCATACGGCTTGCTCATCGCCGCGTCATTGCATTCTTTCTTCATTGCTTCCTGCTTTTCCATCGGCATCGACATGAACGTAGTCTTGAACTCATCCTTCGGCTTCATGGTCTTCATGCTGGAGTCGGTGTAGAACGGCGCCATGTTATCGGGTGAATCGAGAGCGCCGGCAAATGCCGCTCCGCTGATCATGGAAAGAGCAAGCGCTCCGAGGCAGATGTTCTTGATGTTCATGACATAGGTTCCTTCCCTGTTGTTTTCACGAGCGCCTAAACGGCGATCGCCACCACAGTTCGGAACCGGTACGGCCGATGTTTCACACCAGCGGTCGATCGACCGCCTGATCAAACGATTGTGATCGAGCCTGAACCGCGACCGGCACGGGGTCGCACGACAAAAAAGAGGCCCGGAGCATGTCCGGGCCTCAGGGCGCGAGCCCCTTTTCGGGGCGTCACGACGGGATGGGAGGATGCGGGGCAGCCAAGGCCGCCCTGCACAGGGCTTATGGGTGATAGGCCGCTTCACCATGCGAGGTGAGGTCGAGCCCTTCACGCTCTGCATCGGCTGTCGGACGCAGGCCCACGATCATATCGACGATCTTGTAGAGGATGGCGCTGCCGATACCCGACCACAGGACGGTTACCAGGACACCCTTGAACTGCGACCACAGCTGGGTGGCCGTTCCGGCATAGCCGGCGGCGAAGTCGGCCGTCGAATAATCGACGATGCCAGCGCCGCCGAGAGCGGGATTGACCAGGATGCCGGTGCCGAGCGCGCCGATGATGCCGCCGATGCAGTGGATGCCGAAGACATCGAGACTGTCGTCGTAGCCGAACTTGTTCTTCACGACCGAGACGAAGAAGTAGCAGCCACAGGTGGCGACGATGCCGAGCACG includes these proteins:
- a CDS encoding EVE domain-containing protein, encoding MNYWLFKSEPSVFSFAALKAKGKAGTQWDGVRNYAARNNMKAMQIGDLGFFYHSNDGLDVVGIAEVCALAHPDTTTDDPRWECVDIRAVKDVPKPVTLEQVKANPKLAEMALVRLGRLSVQPVTSAEWKEVCRMGGLTPAP
- a CDS encoding L,D-transpeptidase, with the translated sequence MRKGLRVLTVRARPGHASQGLLQVGGLVFSCALGRGGISAGKREGDGATPLGSMRILSGYFRSDHFSGARRTRLAMAPIGPDLGWCEVPADRNYNRPVRIPYGASHERMLRADRLYDACLVLDWNIAPRRRGRGSAIFFHLARPGFTPTQGCVAVTARTMARLLPLLSDRTVVRVVR
- a CDS encoding NAD(P)H-dependent glycerol-3-phosphate dehydrogenase, whose translation is MNAKSVNVRGVNAKGVDGRRPSGWRVAVLGGGAWGTALALAMLRAGHFVRLYARDPETVAAIDRGENPRYLPGIALQAGIVATSDVEAALDGADCVLAVTPAQSLRAMLATAKDHVPKGVPLVLCAKGIERDTGALLSAIAGDILPGNPVAALSGPSFATDVARGLPTAVVVAARRPDLAADLAARFSAENLRCYSSDDLIGVEIGGALKNVFAIASGAVTGARLGASAQAAMVTRGFVELRRIGAAFGAKPETLMGLSGLGDLLLTCSSAQSRNFAYGLAMGQGKPLAGLPLAEGVPTAAIAARIATERKIDAPIITAVSAILDGTITINQAVSALMTRPLKTETDV
- a CDS encoding YciI-like protein — its product is MLFALICKDKPGSLQVRVDTRPAHVIFLEGLNGEGKLAFAGPFLDAEGKPNGTLAVIEAPDMAAAEALSAADPYAKAGLFESVEIRQWNWVFNKPSAA
- the gcvA gene encoding transcriptional regulator GcvA, which codes for MARLLPGTRALRTLEAAARHLNFTRAADELGLTPAAVSHQIKEIEDQLGIVLFTRTSRTIRLTEAGAVLFEAATDALDLLGRAVSRAHKMARGTALLKVTLDAQFATKWLMRRVEDFRKQRPDIELRFDIASELRDFDLDDVDAGIRFGAGKYPGLCAHRLFDNVIIPVCSPALLRAGPPLKEPRDLFHHTLAHIEWARQGVTWPNWRMWMAAAGVDDFDDSRTLVFGTSSDVVQAALDGNAVALADFAMVANDLSEGRLVRPFELGMKVAPDFAYHLVYPQEAADDVRIVAFKDWLLNEVHNPQPDPTRPSWDEL
- a CDS encoding DUF1761 domain-containing protein, which codes for MDFSAVNWLAVIVAAVVAWLFGAAWYMALSKPWLKAAKLDPATMSKSPLPFVISFIAELVMALVMALVLGAVTGGEPSLVAGLVFGFVLWLGFVATTLSVNHRYEGFGWDLTLIDSGHWLGVLLLVGAVIGWFGVAEVAG
- a CDS encoding response regulator transcription factor codes for the protein MTSRTILIVDDDDDLRGTLVEQLSLYEEFDVLQESNAAKGVAAARGGLVDLLIMDVGLPDMDGREAVKILRKGGYKSPIIMLTGHDTDSDTILGLEAGANDYVTKPFRFAVLLARIRAQLRQHEQSEDATFSVGPYTFKPSQKLLIDQRGAKVRLTEKEASIIKYLYRADQKVVTRDVLLEEVWGYNSGVTTHTLETHVYRLRQKIERDPSNAEILVTESGGYKLVP
- a CDS encoding methyltransferase codes for the protein MERGLPHGRPDAGSVTVLTPNSAKKFILDNTALMAPPHVPEILLHLADEAHDLWQRTEDELADIGLPPPFWAFAWAGGQGLARYILDNSSDVHGKRVLDFASGSGLVAIAAVKAGAAEVIAADIDPFCATAIRLNAEANGVEIEFLGTDCIGTDAGWDVVLAGDVYYDRSFADRLMPWFAMLKARGADILVGDPGRSYMPKTGLDPLAVYEVTVTRALEDAEVKRTTVWRLA